The following nucleotide sequence is from Synechococcus sp. CBW1004.
GGGCTGCTCGCCGGCTTCGGTGCCGCCCTGATCCGCGAGCGCACCGACCACGTTTTCTACACGCCGATGGACGCGGAGCGGGATCTTCAGCTACCTGTGCTCGGCCTGATCCCGTTCCTGCCCCTGGATCCGGGCGTGGAGATCTCAAGCAGCATTGCCAAGATGTCCTCGAGCGAACGCTTCGCGATCAAGGAATCCCTACGCAGCCTGTTCACCACCTTCCGGTTGCTGCGGGCCGATCGCAACATCCGCATGGTAGGCGTCACCTCATCCACCCAGGGAGAGGGAAAGTCGACGGCCGTGACGATCTTTGCGCGCACCTTGGCGGATCTCGGCCTGAAGGTGCTGGTGATCGATGCCGATATGCGCCTGCCGATGCAAAGCCGCTATGTGGGCGTTGAGCAGGGCGAAGGACTCTCCAACCTGCTCTCCGATTCGACCCTGCGTGCCAGCGAACTGATCCTGACAGTGGCCGACAACTTCGACATCCTGCCGGCAGGCCCGAAGCCCCCTGATCCGGCCAAGCTGCTCAACTCCAACCGCTGCCAGGAAGTGGTCGAAGAGGTACGCAACCTCCCCGGCTACGACATGGTTCTCTGGGACGCGCCCCCCTGCCTGATGCTGGCGGATCCCATCCTGCTCGGCGAGAAGCTTGACGGCATCCTCTTCCTGGTGGGCCTGGGCAAGGTGAACCGGGAGCTGGCACCGCAGGCCTGCCGCCGCATCAAAGCCACCGGTGTGGATGTGCTGGGTTTGATCTGCAATCAGGTGACATTCCCGAGCCGCCTCAACGACTACGGCTACGAATACGGTTATTACTATCACTATGCCTATTCGGATTCTTACTCTAACTCCACATTTGGCAACTACGAGCGCAACCTGAAGGGCTACATCAAAAGCTATCGCGACTCCTATCTGCGCCGGGATGGCAACGGATCCGGCAGTTCCTACATCAGCAATCGCTATCTGCGTGATGTGGACACCGTCCAGTCCTACCAACAGGCCGACAGCGACAGCTTCGAAGCTGGTGGCCGAATCAGCGACACCGAAACCTCCCCACCGCCCCGATCAGAAGCCGGCACGAGGCGTCACCGCCACCGACGACGCACGCGACTGCAACGGGCTGTCGGCTGGCTGCGAGAGCGGCTGCCTCTGCCAGGTCAACGCCGCTGAATCATCAACAGCCTTGACCGGCCGTCTGGACGCAACAAACTCTGTGAATCAGAAGCCGCAACGCCGGTTCTCAGAAGCGTCCGCAAGACACCATCCCCGCTGACAGCGGTGATGCAGGCCGCTGAGCGAGGCCAGTGGCCTGGCAGCTGTCACTTGGCCAGGAGCCGCTCCAGCAGTTCAAGGTGCGAGACGATCGGCCGTGCGGCCGGATGGCAGCGGCGTACCCAGTCGAGGGCATCGAACAAAGACATGTTGCGCGCTCGGGCGGTGAGCCCCACGGCGATCAGGGGAGAGCGCTCGATGCCGGCCATGCAATGCACATAGACGGGCCGCCCCTGATCGAGCAGCTGCTGGGCAAGGTCCAGGCCGGCCGCCAGCCTGGCGGCATCGAGGGGCTCCTGACGGCGGTGATCGGGCAAGGGAACGCCTGCACTCAACCAGTGAGGCGGCACGGGCGCCGCTCGCTCCTCATGGGGGTAGCAGCAGCTGAACCGACTCTGCATGCCGGCCTGCTCCAGCTGCTTCCAGTGGGCCTCGCCCGCAGGCATCGGCCCTACTGCCAGCCGGTTGGTGAGCACCCAGCTGTAGGGGAGCGGCCACTCCGGGGGGATCAGGGAGGGCGGCCGCGGGGCGCGATCTTCGCCGGGAGGGCCCTCGCCATCGGAGAGTGGCAGCAGGCGTCGCAGCAGTCGTCTCATCACAAAGCGCGCATCAAGGCCGTCGGAGCCATCGGGACAGCAGCATGAACGGGAGCAGCCGCAGGTCGCCGGGGCTGCGGTTCAGTTTGCAAGGGCGGCCGGTGCCGAGCACCACCACGTGCGCCACCGGTGCGGAGCACCGGCCGAGCACGGCTGCGGCGCTCTGACGTTGATAGGGTCGCTCCAGCCAGCGCGAGAGTCCCTCGGTGGTGAGGGGCGTGGAGAACAGCCATTAGGATCCCGAGCGTCGCGATCACCGGCGCACTCGCCCCGGATGACGGCCCAGAGCAGAACCATCCCCAGGGGCAACAGCAGCAGGGGGAGGAGTTTGCTGAGCAGAAACACGCGCCGAGGACCCCGAAGGCCGAGAGGAAGGCCGCATGCTGCGGCTGGGCTGCAGGCTGACCTCCAGCCCCCAGGCCCGCAAAACCGCACAATCCAAACAGGGCCGGCGCACGCCTTAGCTGCCACTCTTTGGGAGAGGCGGAACCGACTGAGAGCGCTGCAGGGATGCGATGAGCGAATTCCAGGCCTGGACCGGTGGCGGCTGGGCTGTGGTGCTCCGCAAGGTGACCAGCAGACAACGGAATTCTCGGTTGCGGCTGAAGCCCACCAAGCTGCGCAGGCGATCGGTGCGCGTGCGGAGTTGACGATCGACAGCACCCTGAAGCGCGGCAAGCGTGACGGCGGAATCGGCCGAAGAATGGCCCTGGAAGACAAGGCAGGTCTGGTAGGCAGGTCGTCCCTGAATCGTTCCGGAAGCGACACCGGGCAGGGGAACATCGAGCCTCCTCCTGGTGAGAGACAGTTGCGGCAGATCGCTGGTGATCCAGGCCACCTGAAAGTCATCCCTGCGGCGCACATGCACAGAGACCAGCTGCAACTGGCCGGCTTCCGGTAGACGCCAGGCCAGCAGCTCAGACAACCCCAGCCCCTCAGCCTGTTGCATGGGCCTGGAGGGGAGAGGCCTCGGATCAAGACCCACCTGGCTCAGACGCAGGGCAATCCGTTCCGGGCTGACTGGCTGTGCCTGCGGCCAGGGCGGCAGAACGAGCGCGCGCACACAGGCCAGGGCCGCGAGGGCAGCAAGGACCGCAAACCACACCTGGAGGAAAGAAGGGGCATCGGGAATGAAATGTCCGTCGGGATCTGTTGCCTTCGAGCGGCCAGAGAAAGCAGACATCTTCAAGGCTGCGATGCGGTGTCAGCGCCTGATTCAAGAGGAGGAAGTTCCCGTTCAAGCAAGTTCATGTAGAGCACTCCATAGGCAAAGACAGCGACTCCGGAGAACACCAAAGAACCAGTATCGTCGTGAAAGAAAGTAAACAGAGGAGTCCCCTTCCCCTGCCCCATGCCTGCTACTGCGGAAAGAAGAGCAATACGAAGAGTATTGCAAATCAGGCCGATCACTGGTGCGGCCGCAAACAGGAGCAGCCTGCTAGGCAAGGACCTGATGCGAAACGCCAGCATAAAGATTAGCCCTACACAGAGGATCTGTGCCATCATGTCCAAGCCATTGCACTCCGCCAGCACCTGAACGCCTCCACCTGGGAGAGACACACTGCGCCCATTGACGACAACATCGAGTCCAAGAATCGACAACCAGAAGCCAGCACCCTGAGCGGTGATCAGACTTAGCGGCTCTTCGGGTAACACCCGCATCAGCAGCGCAAAGGCGGGCAGCAGCATCAGGCAGAGAAGCGGATCACGGAAACGGGACAGGTGGGTCAGGGGCAGACACAGCAAGGTCAGAGCCAGACCGGCTAGCGGCGCGAGCGCGAAGATCATGCCGTCCCAGTGCAGAATGATCGCGGTGCGCGCCAGGACCCAGATCAGCAGAACCGTGCCGGTAATGAGCCCGATGATTCCTGGACGGGGCAGGAGATCCTCCAGTTGATCCTCAATGCAGATGAGAGCCCCCCCCCAGATCATCAGAGCCAACACCGAGATGTTGGCTGACTGGCTGGTGTAGAAGACGGAGCAGCTCTGAGTGGCTACAAGC
It contains:
- a CDS encoding dual specificity protein phosphatase family protein, which produces MRRLLRRLLPLSDGEGPPGEDRAPRPPSLIPPEWPLPYSWVLTNRLAVGPMPAGEAHWKQLEQAGMQSRFSCCYPHEERAAPVPPHWLSAGVPLPDHRRQEPLDAARLAAGLDLAQQLLDQGRPVYVHCMAGIERSPLIAVGLTARARNMSLFDALDWVRRCHPAARPIVSHLELLERLLAK
- a CDS encoding exosortase/archaeosortase family protein translates to MAEADLRPPAGTQRCPAGHLPPFIRPLNRRLDQLRDRLPARLQGWLPSIPPATPRNLWLLLALLVATQSCSVFYTSQSANISVLALMIWGGALICIEDQLEDLLPRPGIIGLITGTVLLIWVLARTAIILHWDGMIFALAPLAGLALTLLCLPLTHLSRFRDPLLCLMLLPAFALLMRVLPEEPLSLITAQGAGFWLSILGLDVVVNGRSVSLPGGGVQVLAECNGLDMMAQILCVGLIFMLAFRIRSLPSRLLLFAAAPVIGLICNTLRIALLSAVAGMGQGKGTPLFTFFHDDTGSLVFSGVAVFAYGVLYMNLLERELPPLESGADTASQP